The nucleotide sequence TGATAGGGGTACTGATCAAACGTGAGTTCATGGCGATCAATCAACGCCAGTAACGAGGTTAATTTTGATGCATTGCGGCGGCCGATCAGCTTTAGGTGAGAAATGTGTAGCTGGCATCCAGCCTGTTGCGACAAAATGATCGTCTCCTGTAAAGCCTCGAGAATCTCATCACTTTCACTGCGCATATGCACAACCAATGGCTTATGGTGTACGGCGGCAACCTGGGCTAACGTTGCCAGCTCATGCCGATCACTAAATAACGCTGGGTGATAGATCAAGCCTAAACTGATGCCACGAGCACCAGCAATCAAGGCTTCATCAGCTAGACTAGCCAGCCTACGGCGCTGATTTTTATCCATCGCCAAACTACTGTTGCCACAGATCTGATAACGCAATAAACCATGGGGAACGAAAGAGGAGAGATTGACCTCCAGCCCACGTTGCTTAAGGGCTGAACCATAACTCGTAAAACTATCCCAGTTCCAATCAATATCAGGGTTACCAATGATCAGCCGCTCCCTGACCTCCCCCTGAAGTGCCTTCGGCAGTGGAGCCACACCAAGGCCGCAGAGACCGACAAGTTCTGTAGTGATACCTTGCAGTACTTTAGGCTTAAAACCCTGTGGTAAAAAAGTCGCTAGATCGCCATGGCTATGGACATCAATAAACCCCGGAGTAACATATGCGCCATCCGCGTCAATCACGTTATCAGCAGCGGTTGTAATGAGCGGTGCAACAGCAGTAATCATCTGGTTATCAATGAGGAGATCACCTTTAAACGCTGCCCCACCACTTCCATCGATTACGGTGGCATTTCTGATCAACTGACGCACGATTTCACTCCATATCTATGCTTAGCCAGCACCAGCATAAAACAATGCTTATGCCATAAATGAGATCAGAGTAATACTTTAAAAATATTGAAATAAGAATAGAAACGTAGGCTTACTCCCAAGGCTTAGTATGTAATCGTTCTTTCAATAGCTGAATAAAACCTGAAATACGCGCCGAACGCTCTTTTTCTGGGCTACTTAATAACGCCACAATGTTGGCGTTAGGTAGTGAGTAACTTGGCAATATGCGCACCAACTCACCACTACTGAGCTGAGGTTGTACATCCCACTCAGAACGCATAATGATTCCTAACCCTGCAATAGCCCAATCTTTAATCACTCGGCCCTCATTACTTGCCAGTGTTGGCGTGATCCTAATCATCTCTTGTTTGCCATTGTCAAGATGAGTAAAAGGCCACAAAGTGACATCTTCGTTATTTTCTCTTAACGCGATACATGGAAGTTTCAATAGATCTTGAGGGACTTTAGGCGTGCCCATCTGCAATAAATATCCAGGAGAGGCACAAATAAATCGTTGATTAGTTGCCAAAGTGATCATTTTTAATGAGGAGTCATTGAGCGCACCGATATAGATGATGATGTCCCACTTATGATGGCTAGACCAATTAGGGTTATCAGATAACTCAAGTTCAATATCCAGTTGAGGGTGTTTAACTTTGTATTCACCAAGTAAAGGTGCGACATAGTCATTACCAAAACCAAGCGGGGCTAACACTCTTAGCTTGCCGCACACATGCTCCTTTAACTCATCTAACTGCTCCTGTAACTCATCTAACCCTCGTAAAATAGGTAGGCCTTTATCCAGTAGAAGCTGCCCCTCTTCGGTTAGGCTAACAATTCTAGAGGGGCGCTGGATTACTTTAATAGACAGTTTTTTTTCAATATGCTGCAATCTAAGCGTCACCGAAGGTGGGGTGATATTTAACGCCCTTGCCGCTTCAGCTAGGGTTCTATGGCTTGCAATTGTGGTGATAAATCTTAGATCTTCAGTGGTGATCATTTAGTTCAAACCTAATCTATACCTTAATAAGTATTAATGTAAAACAAAACAAACTTCTTGGATACTGTTAAGCAATTCGATGGTTTGATGCCGCTCAAGTGCATCAATTATTTGCAACCTCAGGAAAATGATCATGTTACCCAGTAAAAGCTCAAATCCACACTTGTTAAGCCTATATCAGGCTCTCGATACGCCTTTCTTGTTGGTGGATAAACAAACAATGCTTAACAACTTAGCTAAGTTACGCAATAAAATTGAAGGTTTAGGGGCAGAATTAAGACCTCACTTTAAAACCGTAAGAGCCCTCGAAGCTGTGGGTCATCTGCTACCACAAAAAACATCTGCAATTACGGTATCAACGGTAAAAGAAGCCGAGGTGCTAGTCAGTCAGGGCTATAGCAATATCGTTTATGCAGTAGGTATTTCAGAGGGTAAATTACCGAGAATTGCTCAGCTTATATCCAAAGGGGCTGAGGTAAGAGTATTACTCGACACCATAGAGCAAGCTGAGTTTATTAATCGATATTGTGAGCAACATAGCTGTGTCATTCCCGCACTCATAGAAGTTGACTGTGACGGACATAGAGGCGGTATTCATCCTGATGATCCTCAGTTAATAGATATCGCTAGACGATTGCATCAAGGCGCAGCAAGTTTTCACGGTGTATTAGCCCATGCAGGCGAGTCCTACCTTTGTTTCGAGCCAAAAACATTAGCAGAAGCTGCCAGTAACGAAGCCAAAATGACACTTAACGCGACTAACAAGCTTCGCGCAGCAGCGATCCCTTGCGACATCGTGAGCATAGGCTCGACGCCGACCGCCCATAGTTATCAAGACTTAGCGGGGATCACCGAAGTTAGGGCGGGGGTTTATGGTTTCTTCGATCTCGTCATGGCTGGGATCGGGGTCTGCAAGCTTGAGGATATTGCGGTTAGCGTGGTGACCACGGTTATTGGCAATAACAAAGAAAAAGGTTGGTTGTTTATTGATGCGGGATGGATGGCACTGTCAGCTGATCGCGGCACAGCAGATCAACCTAAAGACTGTGGTTTCGGTTTGGTTTGCGAAGCTAATGGGGCCTTGCTCGATGGCTTGCAGGTCATCTCGGTTAATCAGGAGCACGGCATCATAGCCGCTGTGGGTAATGATGCGATCAACCTTGAAGAGTTCCCAGTTGGCTGCCGATTACATATTTTACCAAATCATGCCTGCGCCACAGCATCTATGCATCAGCACTACCATGTGTTTGATACGCAGGATGAAACCTATGAGATTTGGAACCGAATTCAGGGCTGGTAAAATGATATATTTAAACGAAGCGCAAACCGCAAAACTCATTACCCATCAACTGGCTTACACGGCAGTAAAAGATGCTTTTATTGCGGCCATAACAGATGAAGCGACACTGTTCCCCGTGGTCAATGCATCGGGCCCACAAGCGGATTCGATGTTTTCATTAAAATCAGCGTCCACAGCGACATTAGTTGGCTGGAAAACCGGTAGCTATTGGCCGGGAAATCAGACCAAAAATATGCCATGCCATGGTACCAATGTGTTCCTGTTAAGCCCAGAAACTGGCGAGCTCGTTGCTGTCGTTGCTGCAACACAAGTTAATGCCTACCGCACTGCAGCTGCAGACGCCATTGCAGTCGATTATCTAGCGAGAAAAAATGCCTCAGTATTGACCGTGTTTGGCAACGGACACCAAGCAGAATATGAGGTGTTAGCCATCGCAGAGGTGCGTGACATCACTAAGGTGATTGTGGTTGGCCGAGATGAAAAACGTTGTGCAGACTTCATTAAGCGCCTCAAAGATAAAGGCTTACAAGCCGATGTAGAAGTGAGAAACGCACAGTATGGCTGCGAAAATGCAGATATTATCGTGACAGCAACAACAGCCACGGCACCATTATTTCAGGCTCATTGGGTCAAACCAGGTAGCCACATATCTGCGATGGGAGCAGACAAAGTCGGCAAGCAGGAGTTACCTGTTGAGTTGTATCCAGACGCAAGTTTATTTTGTGACTATCAAGCACAATCCCTTGTTATCGGTGAATTTCAGCATGCTAATGATGCGCCAGTAACTGAGATAGGTAATGTCCTCATAGGCATGTCGACTGGGCGAGTTGGCAGTGAAGAGATCACTGTTTTTGATAGTTCAGGCATTGCGATTCAAGATCTGTTTGTTGCCGCTAAACTGCTTGAGCTGAGTAAATAAAAGACAAAACATATCTTTTTTGAAATTAGTATAGAAATGCTAATGTCGAGTTAACATAATCATATAGGGTCAAGATGGTGGCTAGCTTAGTTACTTATTCTTGACCCGCATATTCCGAACACTTCTCTGCCTCCCCTTTATATACCTGTTTGACTCTATTTGTTTATCTTCTATTCTCGGTAGATAATGATTTCAAAACTATTTCAATTAAAAAGGTTTCACAATGATTGAGTCTCTGTTTGATAAATATGGGGGATTTGACACATTTGCCCTCGTTGTGAGTAGTTTCTATCAAAAAGTGTTAGATAGCGATGAGCTGGAACATTATTTTAGAAACGTCAATATGGACAGTTTGATGGCTCACCAAACAAATTTTATAGCCAAAGCCTTAGGTGGCCCAGATGCTTATGAAGGACGCGATCTTCGCCAAGCTCATATCAATTTTGATATTACTTTATCTCACTTTCAGGAGATTGCTGAGTTGCTCGAAGAGTCACTTGAGGAAGCGGGCGTTGAAGGGCAGGATATCGAGTCAATTATAAAGATAGTAAGAAGTTTACGAGATCAAATTGTAACCTAACCATAAGAAAATGCACTAAATTTAGGATGAATATATGCAGCCAGTAACTTTTGAGCTATTTGACCTAATGGATTATGGTGTTGGCTTATGTTCTGCTGTTTCCTTAGAAGTTTTAGAGGCAAACTCAGCTTTGATTGCATGGTTAAGTTTAGGACCAAATAAGAACTATTTAAGTGACCACATTAACGCTGAGAACCTAGCTCGTATCAAACGTTCAATTGAAAAAAAGCGAAAGTATCGTTTCTGTCAAACCTATTTGATTCACTCCCGTGAAGATACAATAGAATTTATTTGCAGTACCATCTCTTTGTCAAATAACCAAGAGTTCTTGCTCATCCAAGCTTCTGTGAATAACTCCGATAAACACTTGAAGGCGCTAGCTAAGAATCATGCCGTTTTATTAGAGAAAAATAATCAATTACTCTTAAAGGAGAAGTTAAAAGCTGAAGAAGCAAATAATGCTAAAGATAAGTTTCTTGCAGCAATGAGTCATGAGTTAAGAACCCCGCTGAACGGTATATTAGGTATGGTGCAGCAACTAGAAAAATCAAACTTAACCCTTTCCCAAAATCATTATCTGAATACGATTAACAGTTCGGGTCAGCAATTATTGGCCGTGATTAATCAGGTGTTAGATTATTCCAAAATAGATTCGTCGGAAGTCATTTTGCATCCCGTGGTAAGCGATATTTCATCGATCATGACGCAAGTATCACAAATTTGTGGTGAAAAGCTTTTATCTGATCGTAATGTCAATTTTCATACCCAAATAAGTCCCGATATACCTTTAGTCATTGTCGATGACATTAGGTTAAAGCAAATTTTAATCAATTTAGTTAGCAACGCGCTGAAGTTCACTCACCAGGGAGAGGTTCATCTCATCTTGGAACTGAGCTCAACGAAAGCAAAATCCTGTGAATTAATATTTAAAGTGATCGATACAGGTATCGGAATTTCAGATGAGAGAGTTGAACATATCTTTGAGCCGTTTATTCAACACTCATTTTCTACAACACGTGAATACGGCGGCACAGGCCTTGGTTTATCGATTTGTAAACAGTTAGTTGAAATAATGGGAGGAGCGATTAGTGTGACAAGTCAGCTCAATGTCGGCAGTCAATTTATGGTTAATCTATCTTTGAATATCAGCCATGATACTGAAATTAATCGAGAAGACAGTCTAACAGATAGAAGCAGTTATGATGTTTCTATCATCAAGGGAAAACGAATTCTGATCGTTGATGATATTGCAATAAATAGAGAGATAATCAAAATGCCTCTTGAAGAGTTTGATACTCAATTATACTTTGCTGAAGATGGGGTACAAGCGATAGAGATGTTTAAGAAACATGATATTGATTTGGTTCTTATGGACTGCCTTATGCCCGTCATGGATGGGTTTGACGCGACAAAAGCAATACGTAAAATGGAAGCTATTGGTAACCGAGTGCCAATTTTTGCGGTGACGGCGAGTATTTCTGAAGAGTTAACTCTATCCTGTAAGCAGGCTGGCATGGATGAAGTGATGCTTAAACCTTTTGATTTTGAAGAATTAATTAAAAAAATCTCCTATAGTTTAATCAATTAAACATCTCGAAAAAACACCCGTTAACCTAGCCCAAGCCATTATTTAATAATCAATAAGATAATGATATGGAATTAAGATGACCTTATAAAAAATCCCTACTTATCGCTAAGTAGGGATTTTTAATTTAATCAGACTTTTAATCTAACTCGGTGTAAAGGCACTTAAATTACTGGCCTTTAGCCACACAGTTGAACTCACCGCTGTAGTCAAAGTTAAAGTGGAACTTAGTAAAGCCTTCAGTACCTTCTTTGGTACCTGGCGCTTTTTCTGTAGAAAGACCTGTGATTCCATTGTCTGCACAACGGAAAGCTTCATCAAGTGTTGCTGATGTAAACCAAACGCTGTCTGTAGTTGGTGCTACAAGCTGGAACACTTCGGCATTAGGGAATGCCAATGTAGCATTGCCTTCATTCTCAGCTAGCACATCTTCTAGGTAGAATTGAACTAACTCACGGTTATTAAAGGCTGCTTCTTCTTTAACCAGCACAGCTTTATCAACACCAGGCATGCTCTTATTAGACGCACGGTAGTTGTTAGTGATGACATAAATTTCAGCATCATCAGCAATTTCAACACCGTTATAGGTCAGGCTAGTTAGCTGTTCGTTGTCTGTAACCTCATGCTCAAAGCCATTAATGTTGATGTACTTTGATTTATTTTCAACGTTAACAGTGTACTTAAGCAGGCCTTCACCTGATTGGCTGAAACCACCAAAGAAGGCATCAAAGTTATAACCTGGGAATGACTCATTGAGGAATCTTTCACCTTCAGCTAAAGGTAGGCTGTTGTATGCGTTTGAGTTAACCCACTCAATCCAGTTCTTCATATCTGAACCAGTCATCTTTAACACTGCTGGCGTATTGTTATCAAATACATAGATATCAGCAACTGATGCGTTAGTTAACTCACCTTCTTGGATGTTGGTATAATCTTGCGCCCCATTACGGCCAGACTTGAATGGCGCAGAAACAGACAAGAAGATCGCATCTTCACCAGCAGAGGCAAATTCACCTGCGTCTTTCCACTTCATTAACTGATGCAGTTGTGCCTCGTTAACAACCTGAATAGATAAGTCTGGTACGACTTGTGGGAAGAAACTGTTCATGTTCACATCGATTGACGCGATTGATGTAGACATGTAATCAATCGTTCCTTGATGCTCATCAGCCACTAAATCTTCGATAATACGATTTGAACTATTAGGGATTAGTGAGCGTAGTTTTGATGTTGACTTAGTATGGTCAACGCTCCAGCTTTCGCCGTTATCTTTCGTTGTTAGAGTTAAGTCAATAACACCTAACTTAGCACCCCAGAAACCTGGCATAACAGCTGGAACACCATTAATTAATCCAAGCTTTGCATCTACACCTTCGATTTCACCGTATTCACCGGTTGTATTCGGGAATTCACGATGGTCATGACCAAACATGATTGCATCAATATCATCAACGTAGGCTAGGTGCAGTGTTGCGTTTTCGGCAAACTCATTGTCATTGTCATTTAGGCCTGAATGAGGAATCGCAACAATAATATCAGCGCCTTCAGCTTTCATTTTAGGAACATAATACTCAGCTGTTTTCTTGATGTCAGACACCATCACATTACATTCAAGTAGTGATGCATCCCAGCCCATAATATTTGGAGGAGTAAAGC is from Shewanella sp. MTB7 and encodes:
- a CDS encoding ornithine cyclodeaminase family protein — its product is MIYLNEAQTAKLITHQLAYTAVKDAFIAAITDEATLFPVVNASGPQADSMFSLKSASTATLVGWKTGSYWPGNQTKNMPCHGTNVFLLSPETGELVAVVAATQVNAYRTAAADAIAVDYLARKNASVLTVFGNGHQAEYEVLAIAEVRDITKVIVVGRDEKRCADFIKRLKDKGLQADVEVRNAQYGCENADIIVTATTATAPLFQAHWVKPGSHISAMGADKVGKQELPVELYPDASLFCDYQAQSLVIGEFQHANDAPVTEIGNVLIGMSTGRVGSEEITVFDSSGIAIQDLFVAAKLLELSK
- a CDS encoding group I truncated hemoglobin; amino-acid sequence: MIESLFDKYGGFDTFALVVSSFYQKVLDSDELEHYFRNVNMDSLMAHQTNFIAKALGGPDAYEGRDLRQAHINFDITLSHFQEIAELLEESLEEAGVEGQDIESIIKIVRSLRDQIVT
- a CDS encoding DSD1 family PLP-dependent enzyme → MLPSKSSNPHLLSLYQALDTPFLLVDKQTMLNNLAKLRNKIEGLGAELRPHFKTVRALEAVGHLLPQKTSAITVSTVKEAEVLVSQGYSNIVYAVGISEGKLPRIAQLISKGAEVRVLLDTIEQAEFINRYCEQHSCVIPALIEVDCDGHRGGIHPDDPQLIDIARRLHQGAASFHGVLAHAGESYLCFEPKTLAEAASNEAKMTLNATNKLRAAAIPCDIVSIGSTPTAHSYQDLAGITEVRAGVYGFFDLVMAGIGVCKLEDIAVSVVTTVIGNNKEKGWLFIDAGWMALSADRGTADQPKDCGFGLVCEANGALLDGLQVISVNQEHGIIAAVGNDAINLEEFPVGCRLHILPNHACATASMHQHYHVFDTQDETYEIWNRIQGW
- a CDS encoding ATP-binding protein, which gives rise to MQPVTFELFDLMDYGVGLCSAVSLEVLEANSALIAWLSLGPNKNYLSDHINAENLARIKRSIEKKRKYRFCQTYLIHSREDTIEFICSTISLSNNQEFLLIQASVNNSDKHLKALAKNHAVLLEKNNQLLLKEKLKAEEANNAKDKFLAAMSHELRTPLNGILGMVQQLEKSNLTLSQNHYLNTINSSGQQLLAVINQVLDYSKIDSSEVILHPVVSDISSIMTQVSQICGEKLLSDRNVNFHTQISPDIPLVIVDDIRLKQILINLVSNALKFTHQGEVHLILELSSTKAKSCELIFKVIDTGIGISDERVEHIFEPFIQHSFSTTREYGGTGLGLSICKQLVEIMGGAISVTSQLNVGSQFMVNLSLNISHDTEINREDSLTDRSSYDVSIIKGKRILIVDDIAINREIIKMPLEEFDTQLYFAEDGVQAIEMFKKHDIDLVLMDCLMPVMDGFDATKAIRKMEAIGNRVPIFAVTASISEELTLSCKQAGMDEVMLKPFDFEELIKKISYSLIN
- a CDS encoding bifunctional 2',3'-cyclic-nucleotide 2'-phosphodiesterase/3'-nucleotidase, with translation MKLSTKKLLLVSSIAAALVGCNSSSNDNDNVSDNTITVRLMETTDIHTNVMPYNYFVSKEANETKLPEWGLARTSLVIEAAREEVANSMLFDNGDLIQGSPMGDYMASLGTEHVKENTHPVYKAMNELQYDAANLGNHEFNYGLEFLDESLKGSNFPYVSANVWKVDKSLEKVSNAAEECEVRITEEFYDNAEHKYLPYVILDREFKSSNGESYLVKVGVIGFTPPNIMGWDASLLECNVMVSDIKKTAEYYVPKMKAEGADIIVAIPHSGLNDNDNEFAENATLHLAYVDDIDAIMFGHDHREFPNTTGEYGEIEGVDAKLGLINGVPAVMPGFWGAKLGVIDLTLTTKDNGESWSVDHTKSTSKLRSLIPNSSNRIIEDLVADEHQGTIDYMSTSIASIDVNMNSFFPQVVPDLSIQVVNEAQLHQLMKWKDAGEFASAGEDAIFLSVSAPFKSGRNGAQDYTNIQEGELTNASVADIYVFDNNTPAVLKMTGSDMKNWIEWVNSNAYNSLPLAEGERFLNESFPGYNFDAFFGGFSQSGEGLLKYTVNVENKSKYININGFEHEVTDNEQLTSLTYNGVEIADDAEIYVITNNYRASNKSMPGVDKAVLVKEEAAFNNRELVQFYLEDVLAENEGNATLAFPNAEVFQLVAPTTDSVWFTSATLDEAFRCADNGITGLSTEKAPGTKEGTEGFTKFHFNFDYSGEFNCVAKGQ
- a CDS encoding N-acyl-D-amino-acid deacylase family protein, whose amino-acid sequence is MRQLIRNATVIDGSGGAAFKGDLLIDNQMITAVAPLITTAADNVIDADGAYVTPGFIDVHSHGDLATFLPQGFKPKVLQGITTELVGLCGLGVAPLPKALQGEVRERLIIGNPDIDWNWDSFTSYGSALKQRGLEVNLSSFVPHGLLRYQICGNSSLAMDKNQRRRLASLADEALIAGARGISLGLIYHPALFSDRHELATLAQVAAVHHKPLVVHMRSESDEILEALQETIILSQQAGCQLHISHLKLIGRRNASKLTSLLALIDRHELTFDQYPYHYGSTTLLAILPPSLIRTYAPDDLMIALKASDIRRQIRDWFAERILPQTGEPWDNLPALLGWENILICEVESLAAQQWLGCSIAECALKTDRHPVDFVLDLLVSERGNVRMIDYFMDEELVERIFQHPRGMVGTDTIFGGRLHPRVCGSFPRIIHQFVTQRQLLPLEKAIYKMTALSAETFSLHKRGKLAPGYYADISLFDANFCDHSTIELPEVYATGLRDLWVNGRRKVAHGEYLDTRSGQLLLDNRGK
- a CDS encoding LysR substrate-binding domain-containing protein — encoded protein: MITTEDLRFITTIASHRTLAEAARALNITPPSVTLRLQHIEKKLSIKVIQRPSRIVSLTEEGQLLLDKGLPILRGLDELQEQLDELKEHVCGKLRVLAPLGFGNDYVAPLLGEYKVKHPQLDIELELSDNPNWSSHHKWDIIIYIGALNDSSLKMITLATNQRFICASPGYLLQMGTPKVPQDLLKLPCIALRENNEDVTLWPFTHLDNGKQEMIRITPTLASNEGRVIKDWAIAGLGIIMRSEWDVQPQLSSGELVRILPSYSLPNANIVALLSSPEKERSARISGFIQLLKERLHTKPWE